ACCGGACTTAATTTTGTTAGATATCATGTTGCCAAAAATGGATGGACTTGAAGTAGCAAGGGAAGTTCGTAAAAAATATGATATGCCAATTATAATGGTTACAGCTAAAGACGCAGAAATCGACAAAGTTCTAGGATTAGAACTGGGGGCTGATGACTATGTTACAAAGCCATTTTCTAATCGTGAATTAGTCGCACGAGTTAAAGCTAATTTGAGGAGGCAGACGGCTGCTTCGTCTTCTGCACAAAATGAAGAAGAAAAAAACAATGAGATTACTATTGGTGATTTAACAATTCATCCAGAGGCATATATGGTTTCAAAAAGAGATGAAAAAATCGAGTTGACACATAGGGAATTTGAACTTCTCTATTATTTAGCGAAACATATTGGTCAAGTTATGACAAGAGAACACCTTTTACAAACTGTTTGGGGATATGATTATTTTGGTGATGTCCGAACGGTAGATGTAACAGTTCGAAGATTGAGAGAAAAAATCGAGGATAATTCTAGTCGACCAATTTGGTTAGTAACTCGACGTGGAGTGGGTTATTATTTGCGTAATCCAGAAGCAGAATAAATAAGATTTTCAGTGGAGTAATAATGAATAAGAAACTACATTTTTTTCAATCTATCCATTTTAAAATAGCACTAGTTTTTGCACTGTTATTGCTAATAACATTTCAAATAGTA
Above is a window of Liquorilactobacillus hordei DSM 19519 DNA encoding:
- the yycF gene encoding response regulator YycF, which produces MKKILVVDDEKPISDIVKFNLTKEGFDVYTAFDGQEAVEQVEEIVPDLILLDIMLPKMDGLEVAREVRKKYDMPIIMVTAKDAEIDKVLGLELGADDYVTKPFSNRELVARVKANLRRQTAASSSAQNEEEKNNEITIGDLTIHPEAYMVSKRDEKIELTHREFELLYYLAKHIGQVMTREHLLQTVWGYDYFGDVRTVDVTVRRLREKIEDNSSRPIWLVTRRGVGYYLRNPEAE